A single Rhinolophus ferrumequinum isolate MPI-CBG mRhiFer1 chromosome 12, mRhiFer1_v1.p, whole genome shotgun sequence DNA region contains:
- the FCN2 gene encoding ficolin-2: protein MEPSRAAMAMGPLVLAITFLCTSASTADTCPEVKLLGLEGSDKLSILRGCPGLPGATGPKGEAGTAGGRGERGPSGVPGKAGPPGPKGDRGEKGARGEKGESWEPEQCHTGPRTCKELLTRGHFLSGWHTIYLPDCRPLTVLCDMDTDGGGWTVFQRRSDGSVDFYRDWAAYKQGFGSQLGEFWLGNDNIHALTAQGTSELRVDLVDFEGNRQFAKFTSFKMAGEAEKYKLVLGAFVEGSAGNSLTSHNNTAFSTKDQDNDRVAKNCAVQYQGAWWYYDCHVSNLNGRYLGGSHESFANGINWKSGKGYNYSYKVSEMKVRPT from the exons ATGGAGCCGAGCAGAGCAGCAATGGCCATGGGGCCCCTCGTGCTGGCCATCACCTTCCTGTGCACTTCAGCCTCCACTGCTGACACATGCCCAG AGGTGAAGCTGCTGGGTCTGGAGGGCTCCGACAAGCTCTCCATTCTCCGGGGCTGCCCGGGGCTGCCCGGGGCCACAGGGCCCAAGGGAGAGGCGGGCACCGCAGGAGGGAGAG GAGAACGAGGTCCCTCCGGAGTCCCTGGGAAGGCAGGACCGCCAGGGCCCAAAG GAGACCGAGGAGAGAAGGGCGCGCGTGGAGAGAAAG GAGAATCTTGGGAGCCTGAGCAATGTCACACAG GACCACGGACCTGCAAGGAACTACTCACGAGGGGACACTTTCTGAGCGGCTGGCACACCATCTACCTGCCCGACTGCCGGCCCCTGACTGTGCTGTGTGACATGGACACGGACGGCGGGGGCTGGACC GTGTTCCAGAGACGGAGTGACGGCTCCGTGGACTTCTATCGGGACTGGGCCGCGTATAAGCAGGGCTTTGGCAGTCAGCTGGGAGAGTTCTGGCTGGGGAACGACAACATCCATGCCCTGACCGCCCAGG GCACCAGCGAGCTCCGTGTAGACCTCGTGGACTTTGAGGGAAATCGGCAATTTGCCAAATTCACGTCATTCAAGATGGCAGGCGAGGCAGAGAAGTACAAGCTGGTCCTGGGAGCCTTTGTGGAGGGCAGTGCTG GCAATTCCCTGACGTCCCACAACAACACTGCTTTCTCCACCAAAGACCAAGATAACGACAGAGTTGCTAAAAACTGTGCCGTGCAGTACCAGGGAGCCTGGTGGTATTACGACTGTCACGTGTCCAACCTCAACGGGCGCTACCTCGGGGGGTCCCACGAGAGCTTTGCAAATGGCATCAACTGGAAGTCGGGGAAAGGGTACAACTACAGTTACAAGGTGTCGGAGATGAAGGTGCGGCCCACCTAG
- the LOC117031588 gene encoding LOW QUALITY PROTEIN: ficolin-1-like (The sequence of the model RefSeq protein was modified relative to this genomic sequence to represent the inferred CDS: inserted 2 bases in 1 codon) yields the protein MELSPDPGPGPTGHLFFFLCLKTPASQAADTCPEVKLLGLEGSDKLSILRGCPGLPGATGPKGEAGTAGGRGERGPSGVPGKAGPPGPKGDRGEKGARGEKGESWEPEQCHTGPRTCKELLTRGHFLSGWHTIYLPDCRPLTVLCDMDTEGGGWTVFQRRSDSSVDFYRDWAEYKQGFGSQLGEFWLGNDNIHALTAQGTSELRVDLVDFEGNRQFAKFTSFKMAGEAEKYKLVLGAFVEGSAGNSLTSHNNTAFSTKDQDNDRVAKNCRXQYQGAWWYYDCHGSNFNGCYLGGSHESFANGINWKSGKGYNYSYKVSEMQVRPT from the exons ATGGAGCTGAGCCCTGACCCTGGCCCTGGGCCCACTGGCCATCTCTTCTTCTTCCTGTGCCTCAAGACCCCAGCTAGCCAGGCTGCCGACACCTGCCCAG AGGTGAAGCTGCTGGGTCTGGAGGGCTCCGACAAGCTCTCCATTCTCCGGGGCTGCCCGGGGCTGCCCGGGGCCACAGGGCCCAAGGGAGAGGCGGGCACCGCAGGAGGGAGAG GAGAACGAGGTCCCTCCGGAGTCCCTGGGAAGGCAGGACCGCCAGGGCCCAAAG GAGACCGAGGAGAGAAGGGCGCGCGTGGAGAGAAAG GAGAATCTTGGGAGCCTGAGCAATGTCACACAG GACCTCGGACCTGCAAGGAACTACTCACGAGGGGACACTTTCTGAGCGGCTGGCACACCATCTACCTGCCTGACTGCCGGCCCCTGACTGTGCTGTGTGACATGGACACGGAAGGCGGGGGCTGGACC GTGTTCCAGAGACGGAGTGACAGCTCCGTGGACTTCTATCGGGACTGGGCCGAGTATAAGCAGGGCTTTGGCAGTCAGCTGGGAGAGTTCTGGCTGGGGAACGACAACATCCATGCCCTGACCGCCCAGG GCACCAGCGAGCTCCGTGTAGACCTCGTGGACTTTGAGGGAAATCGGCAATTTGCCAAATTCACGTCATTCAAGATGGCAGGCGAGGCAGAGAAGTACAAGCTGGTCCTGGGAGCCTTTGTGGAGGGCAGTGCTG GCAATTCCCTGACGTCCCACAACAACACTGCTTTCTCCACCAAAGACCAAGATAACGACAGAGTTGCTAAAAACTGCCG GCAGTATCAGGGAGCCTGGTGGTATTACGACTGTCACGGGTCCAACTTCAACGGGTGCTACCTCGGGGGGTCCCACGAGAGCTTTGCAAATGGCATCAACTGGAAGTCGGGGAAAGGGTACAACTACAGTTACAAGGTGTCAGAGATGCAGGTGCGGCCCACCTAG